In a single window of the Sylvia atricapilla isolate bSylAtr1 chromosome 20, bSylAtr1.pri, whole genome shotgun sequence genome:
- the SBDS gene encoding ribosome maturation protein SBDS — MSIFTPTNQIRLTNVAVVRARRAGKRFEIACYRNKVMGWRSGAEKDLDEVLQTHTVFVNVSKGQVAKKEDLVKAFGTDDQTEICKMILSKGELQVSDKERHTQLEQMFRDIATIVADKCVNPETKRPYTVILIERAMKDIHYSVKPNKSTKQQALEVIRQLKETMQIERAHMRLRFILPAKEGKKLKEKLKPLIKVTESEDFQEQLEIVCLIDPGCFREIDELIRSETKGKGSLEVLSLKDVEEGDEKLE, encoded by the exons ATGTCCATCTTCACTCCCACCAACCAGATCCGCCTCACCAATGTGGCCGTGGTGCGGGCACGGCGCGCCGGGAAGCGCTTCGAGATTGCCTGTTACCGCAATAAGGTCATGGGCTGGCGCAGCGGAGC GGAGAAAGATCTTGACGAGGTcctgcagacacacacagtGTTTGTCAATGTCTCTAAAGGCCAGGTGGCAAAGAAGGAAGATCTGGTTAAAGCATTTGGGACAGATGACCAAACAGAAATCTGTAAGATG atttTATCCAAAGGGGAGCTGCAGGTGTCGGACAAGGAGCGACACACGCAGCTGGAGCAGATGTTCCGAGACATCGCCACCATCGTGGCCGACAAGTGCGTGAACCCTGAGACAAAGCGGCCCTACACCGTGATCCTCATCGAAAGGGCCATGAAGGACATTCACTACTCTGTCAAACCCAACaagagcacaaagcagcag GCCCTGGAAGTGAtcaggcagctgaaggagaCCATGCAGATTGAACGTGCTCACATGAGGCTGAGGTTTATCCTGCCAGCAAAGGAGGGCAAGAAGCTGAAAGAGAAGCTCAAGCCACTGATTAAAGTTACTGAGAGTGAAGACTTCCAGGAACAGCTGGAAATT GTGTGCCTTATTGACCCAGGCTGCTTCAGGGAGATTGACGAGCTGATCCGCAGCGAGACCAAAGGGAaaggatccctggaagtgctcagtCTGAAGGATGTGGAAGAAGGAGATGAAAAGCTTGAATAA